Within Piliocolobus tephrosceles isolate RC106 chromosome 7, ASM277652v3, whole genome shotgun sequence, the genomic segment GAGGAGCCCGTCAGAGCTGATCACTGCGGGAGGGTGGATGGCCCCAGGCCCTTCCCGCCTCCTCCCAACCTGTGAAAGGCCTGAAAGGTTCTGCGCAGAAGGGCCAGGGCCTGGCGCTCCCGGGCCCGCACACGGCCATAGAGGAAGTCACAGATCTGGTCCTTCTCCTCAGCGGTCAGGTCTCCTGGGCTGCGAAGGTGGAAGGCCAGCTCCGTGAACTCCACCAGCACCCCTGTCCTGCGCCGCACACCTGCCGGAAAGCATGTCAGATGCAGGCAGGCAGCATccagggctgggtggggtggggtggggcggggcgcaCCTGTCCTGGGTTCATGGTCCCACTGCAGCTGGCAGAGAGCCTGCCGCACAGAGGCCAGCTCCCAGCCCATGGAGTCCACCAGCTTGACCATGTCAAACTCCACGGAGCTGCTGCCTTGCCCTGGGTCCTCAGGCAGCTGCTGGGCCAAGCACGCAGCCAAAGGGGGACACCTGTgcccagagaaaaggaaacatgtGGCCAGCAGCCCTGATTCTCCAACCTTGCCTCCAACTCAGGGCAGGGCGTGCTCACCTGTGGGCCAGGGCCTGGAGCTGGGCAGGGCCCCCAGGGCAGCTCAGACGGCAGTGGATATAGGTGGTCGCCAGCAGCTCCAGCCAGTGGCATGGGTGCAGCTCCAGGTAGCACAGCAAAGTCTCGATGGCTGTGGGCAGAGCAGGGCTCAGGGGACCTGGGCACAGCCCATCCACACCCGTGGCTCACCCCAGGTTCCTCACCCTCCTCCGGCATGTCCAGAGCCTGCACAGTAAGCTGTACTGGGAGTGCCCGCTCATGGCCCACGCAGGTCCTTCTGGGTCCTGGGGCTGCCTGGTGGACACCAAGCTGCTCAGCCTCTTGAGGGGGATACTTGGGCACAGGTCTCTCTCCACCCATGGCCCCTTCCTGCTCTGGGGACGGCCTGGTGCAGGTGCAGGCTGGGAACACCCGCTGCACCAGCCTCTTCACGGCCAGGAAGTCTATGCCGTTGGCATGCACATGTCTGCGGAGCTCTCGCAGGTCTTCGCCCTGCGGGACAACTATcatgagggtggggtggggcactGGGGGCTTGAGCACTGGCAGTTGGGGGGGTGCCAACCTGGGGCTGCAAGAAGAGGTGGCAGTGGGCAGGCTGCCCATCACGCCCGGCCCGGCCCACGGCCTGCACGTAGCTCTCGAAGCTTGGGGGCAGCCCCAGATGCAGCACAGCCCGTACATCTGGCCGGTCCAGCCCCATGCCGAAGGCCACCGTGGCCACCACTACCCGCAACTGGCCCTGCATGAAGGCCTGCTGTACCCGCTGCCGTTCCCGGCCGCACATGCCCGCGTGGTAGGCCTCGGCCATGGTTTTGGGGGCACGACCTTTGGGGAAGACAGGCAGATGGTCAGTGGGAGGGGCCATGTGTGCCCAAGGTGGGTCCACGGGGACACCAGCCCTGTCTGTGCCTCACCGCCAggccctgggccctgggctgCATGCAGGCAGGTTCGGAGAAGCGCAGCGATCCGCTCTGTGTCTTCGCGCCGGTTGCAGTAAATGATAATGGAATCCAGGTTTCGAAAACGTTCACCTTGCAGCAGTGTCAACAGTGCCTGGCGAGGAGAGGTCGGCGTGGGCCGTGGGGGGTGAGGAGCCGTTAGCGTGGGCAGTCGGGAGCCAGGGCCCTGCACGGTCCCCAGAGCTCGCACACCCACCTGGTCTGTGTCCCTGTCCATGGACACGGAAAGGTGCAGGTTGGCGGGCACTGGGGCTGGCCCATGGAGGCCAGGCTCTTCATCCACAGCCAGGTGCTGTGCCACGTCACCGGCAGTGCGGCGTGTGGCTGTGGCTGTGAGACCCAGGAAGCAGTGCACGCCCATGCGCTCCCGAAGCACCTGCACCAGAAGCGGTGGTGGCATGAGGCCATCCAGCCCATCCTGGCCCTAGCCACCCACCCCAGTTCACATATGGCTCACCCTGCAGACGCGCAGGTAGCAGGGCCGGAAGTTGTGGGACCACTGGGAGAGGCAGTGGACCTCATCAATGCAGGCAAAAGCAACTGGAGGCAGCTGCGTGGTTGGAGGGAGGCCTCCTGCCCCCACCAGTGTCTCGGGTGTCAGCATCAGCACGTGTACCTGGGCTGCCCGAACCTGAAGGCAGCAAGATCAGAGGCACAGCCCAGGCACTGCCTCCCTCACCCCTAGGCCCATGAGGCCCCCACCTTCTGCAGGACAGACTCCCGTTGCTTCCTGGTCATGCCCGAGTGTATGCAGGCTGCCTTGAGACACGGTGGCAGGCCAGACACCTGCAAATGCAGGAGCAACGGCCGTCATAGGccagcccagccctggccctTCCCCAGGTCATCCCAGAGCTGCTGCCATGTGCATCCTAGGCCCTCAGGGGAGAGGAGAACCAGGTCCTGGGTCCTGTGGGCCTTGGCCCAGGAGCCCCGGAGCAGACAGACTCAGTGGGGGGGCTCCCTTCCCAGCACAGCTCCTGTAGGGGTGGCCGTGGTGCCTGTGGAGCTGGGCTGCCTTCGACCTGCTGCCAGGACTGGGACCGAGGCCACAGATACCTTGAAGCTCCCATGGGAGGGGGCAGTTAGGGGAGAAGCAGCAGTNNNNNNNNNNNNNNNNNNNNNNNNNNNNNNNNNNNNNNNNNNNNNNNNNNNNNNNNNNNNNNNNNNNNNNNNNNNNNNNNNNNNNNNNNNNNNNNNNNNNCAGCGGGGTTCTGCAGCCCGGCCTCAGCCCCGGCAGCGAGTCAGCAGCGGGGTTCTGCAGCCCGGCCTCAGCCCCGGCAGCGAGTCAGCAGTGGGGTTCTGCAGCCTGGCCTCAGCCCGGCCTCAGCCCCGGCAGCGAGTCAGCAGTGGGGTTCCTCAGCCCGGCCTCAGCCCCGGCAGCCACGCTCACCAGACAGGATCCGCATGACTGCACGCTCCTGCCCAGGACGGAAGGCTtggtgtcccagctgctccagggcCTGGAACACCTCAGCCGGCGTCTCTGCAGACACAGGTGTTGACCACCATGACTTAAGGCACACCAACTCCTCAGTAAAGGCTCTGGGCCAGAAGCTGACTGCTTACCTGCCAGCTGCCCTGAGGGCCCCAGGGAGTAGAGTGGCAGCATGgtggaggccaggctgggcacccCAGGCACAGGTTGTGGTGCAGGAACCAGCAGCTCAGGGCCAGCACGGTCTGTGTCTTCCTCACTTACTGGAGCAGGCAAGAGAAGGTGGAATGGGAGCTCCAAGCAAAACAACCACTGGCCACAACCTTCTCTTCCCCCAAAGGGGTTGGCAGCAGGCAGTGCCCTTCTTCTGCACTACTTCTTCCAAAGCATAAAAAGGCTGACACCCATCCTTGTCCTTGCCACCCTCCTTTGGGGGAGCCAGGGTAGGGCCTGGACCAGGGGCACCTGGAAGGTCTTTTGCTTGGAACAGAAGTATCTCCCAAAAGAGTACCGTGCTCTCTCCACAGTGTTGGCCAGACCCACCCTCCAGGGCAGATGTCTCACCTTGCTGAGGACAATGGGGTGCCCAGTGATCAAACTGTTCATTCAGGAAACAAGACTCCTTGATTGGGACTGTGGCACCACCACCCCCAAAACACTCCCCTTTCTTCCGCCACTTCTGCTTCCATGCCTGAAGGGTACCCACATAGGAGGGTCACTGGGTGGGACATGTGGGGGTgctgaggggagggaaagggagggccTGTCCCAGTCCATCGCTGTCTCACCTGCTTGCGGAGGAGCCTGCCACGGAGCGCCCGGCCCCGCACGTAGCATTTCTGCTTCATGTTGAGCCGTACATAATTGCCCCTATCGTGGCGGGCCAGCCTAGAGATGTGCAGGTGGGCTGTGCTCTCCGCCTTCCCCACCCTAGCTTGACTGGAGGTGCTGAGTCTGTGGTACCTGGGGATCGATGAGCTGCTGCAGGGCTGAGGTGGCTGAGGTTCCCCTGGAGGGTCTTCCTCAAGTGCGACAGCCCCAGCCCCCTCCGATGGGGGTCCAGCCTGTCTGCTCTGCTGCTGGACCTGTGCGGGGCTCCCCCAGAGCTCCTTGTTCCGTCTCTGCTGCTTGCCTCGACTGCTGCTGGGCTGGGGGCTCCCTGCACCGATGCTGACTTCTTGGGGGGCTGAAGCCTCTGGGTCCTGGGAACCAGCACCAGGACCAAGGACAGCTGACGCACCCGGGGTCAGAAGCTGGGATTCCTCTGAGCCTAGGTCACGCCTGCAGGCTTTGGGGGCCCCCAGAAAGTCTGGGATCTCACTGTGACATCGCTGTAACCAGTCAAGATCTAGGGAGGCCAGCTGCTGGCTCAGGGATGCCTGCAGATGCTGCAGCTGGCCTGGCCTTGGCTGGGGCCCAGGGGGCTGTGGAGGCTCATCACTGACGTTTTCTGCAAAGGTAGGGACAGGCCCTGTGCCTGGGGGATTTGGGGTGTGCGTCTTGGATGAGGATCTTCCTAGAGGCCAGGGTCTGCGGCCTAGGGCTGGTCCGGCCTGGGAAGGGAACAGAATGGCAGCAGAAACTCAGGCCCTGGGCTTCTGTAGACTCTGAAACTTGCCTGAGTCTCCACCCTCAATCGTAGGGCAGGCTAATTAGCACAAGGCTGGACTAGAAAGGAAGTCAAGGGCGAAGACCCGGAGAAGCTCCGTGGAGACTCGTGTCCTGGTTGGCATAGGAGCCTGTGCCTATCTGTGTGCAAAGAGTGACAGGAAAGTGCCCCGGCCCAGAAGCGCCTCTGGACCTAGTGTGGACTCACTGCTTGCTAACTCCTCACCTGCAGGGTGCCTTTCAGATTGGCCTTGAGCCGCTGCCCGTAGTCCGGCACCGACCCCTGGCAGCTCCGCCCTGGCGTAGGTTGTGGACTCTGGGTTGCAGCCCGATTCAGGTGGGGACCCCAGCAGTGGGACTCTGGTGCCTGCAGGAGACAGTAGGGGCGCAGGCCAGAAAAAGGCTGGTGTGGAAGCAGAGGCGCTCCCAGCCACCCCTCCCACACCTGGAGCGAGGTCCGGCCCGTCTTCACTTTGTTCAGTCCCCCTCCCAAGTTCTGTGCCCCACGGAGACCTGGCCGCGACTCCGTGGCTCCTGCCACTCCGCCAAACAGGAAagtgggaggaggctggggtggcGGGGCCTGGATACCTCTTCGACGGCCGCGGGGAGCAACTCGGAGCTGCGAGGCCCGCCGCCGGCCTGGCCCACGGTCCGCTTGAGAGTACGATACTCCCGGTAGAGCGCTGCGTGGGCGGGCGGGAGGCGGGGTCAGGGGGGAGCCTGGGCCCCCGCCGACCCGGCGTCCTCCCGCCTCCGTCGACCCGGGCCCCCGCCGCCCCGCCGCGCTCTCACCGCGGGTCTCCTCCGGCGCCGCCTCCACGTCGTCCTGTAAAGGGAACGCGTCAGCCGCGGGCCGCGCCCTCAGCCCCTCAGCCCCTGGGCATCCCGTACCTGGCTCGGCCGCCGTCCGCGCTGCCGCCGGAACGCGCGTTCCCACGCCTGCAGCCGCTCGCGCATATCCCGCAGCCGCTCCATGGCTGGCCGGTCAGGCCTCCGCTGCGTCCTGCGGCCGTCCAGCGAATCTCCCGCGCCGCCGGCGCTGGGGCCAACAGCCAATGCGGGCGCGCGGCGAGCCGGGGGCGGGGCCACCGCGACTAGGCAGCCAGTCCGCCGGGCCCTGGACAAGCAACCAATGGGAGGCGTCGACGTCATCGCGGGGCGCCGCGGCGCCGGGCGGGGCGCGGCGGACCGTCTAGGCGGGGCCGGAGGCGGTGGCTGCAGCTGCGGGACCGGTGAGCGCGGGTGGCTAGGCGGGGGTCGGAGTGGGGCGGCGCACGTCCCTGGCCCTGCCTGGCCGCAAGGGGCAGGGCGGCGATCGCTCGGGGCGGCCCGGCTGAGGGAGGTAGTAGCTGCATTTGGGAGCCCGGGGCCGAAGCCGGGAGCCCAGGCGGTGCCATAGCGGGCCGGGAAGGACTGGGAGTCCCCCGGCCGGTCGGAGCGGCGTCAGGCCCTGGTGGGAGACGCACCTGGCCTGGAGGAGCAGGCCCCGCCTGGGAGGCGAAAGACCGGAGGGACCAGCGTCTCCCGCCACTCGAGGCCCAGAGGAGCCGGGCGGGGGCATCTTTTCCAAACGCAGGCAGCCGAGGACCGACGCGTTCCCCGTGGCCGGCGGGAGGGGCGGGGGCGTCGCATGGAGGTGCCTGCCTTCCTTGGTGGCCAGGCCGTCTGCTTTCGTGTCCTCCCGTGACAGGTGCTCGGTTGGTCTGTCCTGTCAGAGCGAGGTATGACCGTTGATATCTGAGAATGAGACCGAGGGTTGGTGTCTGGGACTTTTCAGGAAGCGGTTCCTTAAGGACTTATTTGTATGTGGAAAAGTCGGCAAAAACAAGGGCCCTGGGGCAGAGTGTCCTCCTCAGACCCCTTCCCTgacttgtcactcaggctgtgaccttgggccaggcCTAGGCCTTCATTTTCTAATCTGTCACAGGAGATGGCTGCGATTTAGTTTTGAGGATGCTGCAGTCAGCAGCAGGGCTGGCACCCTGTGTCACAGGTACCTTGTGGCCTGGGTGTGTTCGCACGCATCTCTGCAGCTTGAGTGCTGCTTAGGCAGCTTTCTTTGCCTTGTCTGAGCAATCTGTAGCCTTGTACCTTCGGAATCCCACATAAGACTTATTATTTCCACAGTGGCTCtccagggaagagggagaggttCTAGGCCACTGGTAAGAGCCACCAAAGGTGAGGGTTGCTTTCTTTCAGGGGTCTCCGTGTTTGGTGACACTCTGGAGATagttttttttgcgggggggcTTATATTGAAGGCCACATCATCTGGACTCAGTGTTCCCTGGGTCTCGGTCTTTTCAACCTGCCCTGTTGCTTATGAAGCTGCATCTGTGCTTCCAGCTCTTTGTTGTTTTGTGGCGTCCCAGGGTAGCCCTGGAGAACCTCTGTGAGGAGAGGGGATGGATTTGGCGGC encodes:
- the RECQL4 gene encoding ATP-dependent DNA helicase Q4; this encodes MERLRDMRERLQAWERAFRRQRGRRPSQDDVEAAPEETRALYREYRTLKRTVGQAGGGPRSSELLPAAVEEAPESHCWGPHLNRAATQSPQPTPGRSCQGSVPDYGQRLKANLKGTLQAGPALGRRPWPLGRSSSKTHTPNPPGTGPVPTFAENVSDEPPQPPGPQPRPGQLQHLQASLSQQLASLDLDWLQRCHSEIPDFLGAPKACRRDLGSEESQLLTPGASAVLGPGAGSQDPEASAPQEVSIGAGSPQPSSSRGKQQRRNKELWGSPAQVQQQSRQAGPPSEGAGAVALEEDPPGEPQPPQPCSSSSIPRYHRLSTSSQARVGKAESTAHLHISRLARHDRGNYVRLNMKQKCYVRGRALRGRLLRKQAWKQKWRKKGECFGGGGATVPIKESCFLNEQFDHWAPHCPQQVSEEDTDRAGPELLVPAPQPVPGVPSLASTMLPLYSLGPSGQLAETPAEVFQALEQLGHQAFRPGQERAVMRILSGERRPLLLHLQVSGLPPCLKAACIHSGMTRKQRESVLQKVRAAQVHVLMLTPETLVGAGGLPPTTQLPPVAFACIDEVHCLSQWSHNFRPCYLRVCRVLRERMGVHCFLGLTATATRRTAGDVAQHLAVDEEPGLHGPAPVPANLHLSVSMDRDTDQALLTLLQGERFRNLDSIIIYCNRREDTERIAALLRTCLHAAQGPGPGGRAPKTMAEAYHAGMCGRERQRVQQAFMQGQLRVVVATVAFGMGLDRPDVRAVLHLGLPPSFESYVQAVGRAGRDGQPAHCHLFLQPQGEDLRELRRHVHANGIDFLAVKRLVQRVFPACTCTRPSPEQEGAMGGERPVPKYPPQEAEQLGVHQAAPGPRRTCVGHERALPVQLTVQALDMPEEAIETLLCYLELHPCHWLELLATTYIHCRLSCPGGPAQLQALAHRCPPLAACLAQQLPEDPGQGSSSVEFDMVKLVDSMGWELASVRQALCQLQWDHEPRTGVRRRTGVLVEFTELAFHLRSPGDLTAEEKDQICDFLYGRVRARERQALALLRRTFQAFHSVAFPSCGPCLEQQDEERSTRLKDLLGRYFEEVEEEAQCPGGMEDTQGPEPGQARLQDWEDQVRCDIRQFLSLRPEEKFSGRAVARIFHGIGSPCYPAQVYGQDRRFWRKYLNLSFHALVRLATEELLRVAR